A window from Citrobacter amalonaticus encodes these proteins:
- the ansP gene encoding L-asparagine permease: protein MNTQETTVSEQHAAKRRWLNAHEEGYHKAMGNRQVQMIAIGGAIGTGLFLGAGARLQMAGPALALVYLVCGIFSFFILRALGELVLHRPSSGSFVSYAREFLGEKAAYVAGWMYFINWAMTGIVDITAVALYMHYWGAFGDVPQWVFALGALAIVGTMNMIGVKWFAEMEFWFALVKVLAIVLFLVVGTIFLGSGKPLDGNATGFHLITDNGGFFPHGLLPALVLVQGVVFAFASIELVGTAAGECKDPQTMVPKAINSVIWRIGLFYVGSVVLLVLLLPWNAYQAGQSPFVTFFSKLGVPYIGSIMNIVVLTAALSSLNSGLYCTGRILRSMAMGGSAPKFMSKMSRQHVPYAGILATLAVYVVGVFLNYLVPSQVFEIVLNFASLGIIASWGFIVVCQLRLRQAIKEGKAADVSFKLPGAPFTSWLTLLFLLSVLVLMAFDYPNGTWTIASLPLIAILLVAGWYGVRKRVAEIHRSAP, encoded by the coding sequence ATGAATACACAAGAAACAACGGTGTCGGAGCAGCACGCGGCGAAACGACGCTGGTTGAATGCCCATGAAGAGGGGTATCACAAAGCGATGGGCAACCGTCAGGTCCAGATGATCGCCATCGGCGGCGCCATTGGGACCGGGTTATTTTTGGGCGCCGGTGCGCGCCTGCAAATGGCAGGTCCCGCGCTGGCGCTGGTCTATCTGGTCTGCGGGATCTTTTCATTCTTTATTTTGCGCGCATTGGGCGAACTGGTTTTACACCGCCCTTCCAGCGGCAGCTTCGTGTCGTACGCCCGTGAATTTCTCGGTGAGAAAGCCGCCTACGTCGCGGGATGGATGTACTTCATCAACTGGGCAATGACGGGTATCGTCGATATCACCGCCGTCGCGCTGTATATGCATTACTGGGGGGCGTTTGGTGATGTTCCGCAGTGGGTTTTCGCCCTTGGCGCGCTGGCGATCGTCGGCACCATGAACATGATTGGCGTGAAGTGGTTTGCGGAGATGGAGTTCTGGTTTGCACTGGTCAAAGTGCTGGCCATTGTGCTCTTTCTGGTGGTCGGGACGATTTTCCTCGGCTCGGGTAAACCGCTGGACGGTAACGCCACCGGTTTTCATCTGATTACCGATAACGGCGGATTCTTCCCCCACGGCCTGCTGCCGGCGCTGGTGCTGGTACAAGGGGTGGTCTTTGCCTTTGCGTCTATCGAACTGGTGGGAACCGCCGCCGGTGAATGTAAAGATCCGCAGACGATGGTGCCTAAAGCCATCAACAGCGTGATCTGGCGTATCGGCCTGTTCTACGTCGGTTCTGTGGTACTGCTGGTGCTGCTGTTGCCATGGAACGCCTATCAGGCGGGACAAAGCCCGTTTGTGACTTTCTTCTCGAAGCTCGGCGTGCCTTACATTGGCAGCATTATGAACATTGTCGTGCTGACTGCCGCCCTCTCCAGCCTGAACTCCGGCCTCTATTGCACCGGGCGCATTTTGCGTTCGATGGCGATGGGCGGATCTGCGCCAAAATTCATGAGTAAGATGAGTCGTCAGCATGTGCCCTACGCGGGAATTCTGGCGACGCTGGCGGTGTACGTTGTTGGAGTTTTTCTCAACTATCTGGTGCCATCGCAGGTCTTCGAAATCGTGCTGAACTTTGCGTCACTGGGGATCATCGCTTCATGGGGCTTTATTGTGGTCTGCCAGCTGCGTCTGCGTCAGGCAATCAAAGAAGGAAAAGCCGCCGATGTCAGCTTCAAACTGCCTGGCGCGCCGTTTACCTCGTGGTTAACGCTGCTGTTCCTGTTGAGCGTGCTGGTGCTGATGGCCTTCGATTATCCGAACGGGACATGGACCATTGCTTCCCTGCCGCTGATTGCCATCCTGCTGGTCGCCGGTTGGTACGGCGTGCGTAAGCGAGTGGCGGAAATACACCGCAGCGCGCCATAA
- a CDS encoding YncE family protein produces the protein MHFRHLFSPRLRGSLLLGSLLVASSFSAQAAEDLLRKGVGKGAYEMAFSQQENALWLATSQSRKLDKGGIVYRLDPVTLDVTQVIHNDLKPFGATINNATQTLWFGNTVNSAVTAIDAKTSEVKGRLVLDARKRSEEVRPLQPRELVVDEATNTVYISGLGKESVIWVVDGEKIALKETIQNTGKMGAGLAIDSQAKRLYTTNADGEFITIDTATNKILSRKKLLEDGKEHFFINLSLDTAGHRAFVTDSKAAEVVVVDTRNGNVLAKVAAPESLAILFNPTRNEVYVTHRQAGKVSVIDAKSYNVVKTFDTPTFPNSLALSADGKTLYVSVKQKSTREKEATEPDDVIRIAL, from the coding sequence ATGCATTTTCGTCATCTGTTCTCACCGCGTCTGCGGGGTTCATTGCTGTTAGGTTCACTGCTGGTTGCTTCTTCCTTCAGCGCTCAGGCTGCAGAAGACCTGCTGCGTAAAGGTGTGGGCAAAGGCGCCTACGAAATGGCCTTCAGCCAGCAGGAAAACGCCCTGTGGCTGGCGACCTCGCAAAGCCGCAAACTGGACAAGGGCGGTATCGTCTATCGTCTTGATCCGGTGACGCTGGACGTCACGCAGGTTATCCACAACGATCTCAAACCGTTTGGTGCCACCATCAATAATGCGACCCAGACGCTGTGGTTTGGCAACACGGTCAACAGTGCGGTGACGGCCATTGATGCGAAAACGAGTGAAGTGAAAGGGCGACTGGTTCTCGACGCCCGTAAGCGCTCAGAAGAGGTACGTCCGCTGCAGCCGCGTGAGCTGGTTGTCGATGAAGCGACCAATACGGTTTATATCAGTGGTCTCGGTAAAGAGAGCGTGATTTGGGTGGTGGATGGCGAAAAAATTGCGCTGAAAGAGACGATCCAGAATACCGGTAAAATGGGCGCGGGCCTGGCGATCGACAGCCAGGCGAAACGTCTGTACACCACCAATGCCGATGGCGAATTCATTACTATCGATACTGCCACCAACAAGATCCTCAGCCGTAAAAAACTGTTGGAGGATGGCAAAGAGCACTTCTTCATCAACCTGAGCCTTGATACAGCAGGTCATCGCGCATTTGTGACCGACTCAAAAGCGGCTGAAGTGGTGGTTGTCGATACCCGCAACGGCAACGTGCTGGCGAAAGTCGCGGCGCCGGAGTCGCTGGCCATTCTGTTCAACCCAACGCGTAACGAAGTGTACGTCACGCACCGTCAGGCGGGTAAAGTGAGCGTGATTGACGCGAAGAGTTACAACGTGGTGAAAACGTTTGATACGCCAACCTTCCCGAACAGCCTGGCGCTGTCCGCCGATGGCAAAACGCTGTACGTAAGCGTGAAGCAGAAATCTACGCGTGAGAAAGAAGCCACTGAACCGGATGATGTGATTCGCATCGCCCTGTAA
- the pqqU gene encoding TonB-dependent receptor PqqU, translating into MNIISTRHITVPALFLPLVFSSSVMADEAGDDQTMIVSASPQAISELDTPAAVSVVDGEDMRLAAPRINLSESLTRVPGLQVQNRQNYAQDLQISMRGFGSRSTYGIRGIRLYVDGIPATMPDGQGQTSNIDLSSVQNVEVLRGPFSALYGNASGGVMNVTTQTGQQPPTIEASSYYGSFGSWRYGLKATGAMGDGTQAGDVDYTVSTTRFTTHGYRDRSGAQKNLANAKLGVRIDDASKLSLIFNSVDIKADDPGGLTEAEWRADPQQSPRAEQYNTRKTIKQTQAGLRYERQLSAQDDMSIMMYAGERETTQYQSIPMAPQRRPSHAGGVIALQRHYQGIDSRWTHRGELGVPVTFTTGLNYENMSENRKGYNNYRLNNGVPEYGQKGDLRRDERNLMWNVDPYLQTQWQLTDKLSLDAGVRYSSVWFDSNDHYVTPGNGDDSGDASYHQWLPAGSLKYALTDAWNVYLAAGRGYETPTINELSYRADGQSGMNFGLKPSTNDTVEIGSKTRIGDGLLTAALFQTDTDDELVVDSSSGGRTTYKNAGKTRRQGAELAWDQRFAGNWRFNASWTWLDATYRSNVCRDQNCNGNRMPGIARNMGFASLGYVPDEGWYAGAEARYMGDIMADDENTAKAPSYTVVGLNTGYKFTVSSLTVDVFGRVDNLFDKEYVGSVIVNESNGRYYEPAPGRNYGVGVNLAWRFE; encoded by the coding sequence ATGAATATTATTTCCACACGACATATCACAGTACCCGCACTTTTTCTCCCGCTTGTGTTCTCATCGTCGGTTATGGCAGATGAGGCTGGCGATGACCAGACAATGATCGTCAGCGCTTCACCCCAGGCGATATCAGAACTGGATACCCCTGCAGCCGTCAGCGTCGTTGACGGTGAAGATATGCGTCTGGCCGCGCCGCGCATCAACCTGTCGGAATCACTGACCCGCGTGCCGGGACTTCAGGTGCAAAACCGGCAAAACTATGCGCAGGATTTGCAGATCTCGATGCGTGGGTTCGGCTCCCGATCCACCTATGGGATCCGCGGCATTCGTCTGTATGTGGACGGCATTCCGGCGACGATGCCGGACGGTCAGGGGCAGACATCGAACATTGATCTCAGCAGCGTACAGAACGTTGAAGTGCTGCGCGGTCCCTTCTCTGCGCTATACGGTAATGCTTCCGGCGGCGTGATGAATGTCACGACCCAAACCGGTCAACAGCCGCCGACGATAGAAGCGAGCAGCTATTACGGTAGTTTCGGGAGCTGGCGTTATGGGCTGAAAGCCACGGGCGCGATGGGTGATGGTACTCAGGCGGGCGACGTGGATTACACGGTCTCCACTACCCGTTTCACCACCCACGGCTATCGCGATCGCAGCGGCGCGCAAAAAAATCTGGCCAACGCAAAACTGGGCGTACGTATCGATGACGCCAGCAAGCTGAGTCTGATTTTCAATAGCGTCGATATTAAAGCCGACGATCCGGGTGGTCTGACTGAAGCGGAATGGCGGGCGGACCCTCAACAATCCCCCCGCGCTGAACAATACAACACGCGCAAAACCATCAAGCAGACCCAGGCCGGATTGCGTTATGAACGCCAACTCAGCGCGCAGGATGACATGAGCATCATGATGTACGCCGGAGAGCGCGAAACCACGCAGTATCAGTCGATACCTATGGCGCCACAGCGTCGCCCATCTCATGCGGGCGGCGTGATCGCTTTGCAGCGCCATTACCAGGGTATCGACAGTCGCTGGACGCATCGCGGTGAACTGGGCGTCCCCGTAACCTTCACCACCGGTTTGAACTACGAAAACATGAGCGAAAACCGCAAAGGCTATAACAACTATCGACTGAATAATGGCGTACCGGAGTACGGTCAGAAAGGCGATCTGCGCCGCGATGAACGTAACCTGATGTGGAACGTGGATCCCTATCTGCAAACCCAGTGGCAACTGACCGACAAACTCTCGCTGGATGCTGGCGTGCGCTACAGTTCGGTGTGGTTCGATTCCAACGATCATTACGTCACGCCAGGCAATGGCGATGACAGCGGTGACGCCAGTTACCATCAGTGGTTACCTGCCGGTTCGCTGAAATACGCCTTAACCGACGCCTGGAACGTCTATCTCGCTGCGGGCCGGGGCTACGAAACGCCGACCATCAACGAGCTTTCTTACCGTGCAGACGGGCAAAGCGGGATGAATTTTGGTCTCAAACCTTCAACCAACGATACGGTAGAAATCGGCAGCAAAACCCGGATCGGCGATGGATTGCTGACGGCGGCGCTTTTCCAGACCGATACCGACGATGAACTGGTGGTTGATTCCAGTAGCGGCGGACGCACGACCTATAAGAATGCCGGGAAGACGCGCCGCCAGGGGGCGGAGCTCGCCTGGGATCAACGCTTTGCCGGAAACTGGCGGTTCAACGCTTCCTGGACCTGGCTGGATGCCACTTATCGCAGTAACGTGTGTCGTGACCAGAACTGCAATGGTAACCGAATGCCCGGCATCGCGCGGAACATGGGGTTTGCTTCGCTGGGCTACGTGCCTGATGAAGGTTGGTACGCAGGAGCCGAAGCGCGCTATATGGGCGATATCATGGCTGACGATGAGAACACCGCCAAAGCCCCGTCTTATACTGTTGTCGGCCTGAATACCGGCTATAAATTCACCGTCAGCAGCCTGACGGTGGACGTGTTCGGTCGTGTCGATAATCTGTTCGACAAAGAGTATGTCGGCTCAGTTATCGTGAATGAATCGAATGGCCGCTACTACGAACCGGCGCCAGGACGAAACTACGGTGTAGGTGTCAATCTGGCCTGGCGTTTTGAGTAA
- a CDS encoding GntR family transcriptional regulator: MPGMEKTQHISLTTQVERGLKDKLSIGALRPGTRLITKNIAQELGISITPVREALLRLVSANALAIAPAQAFMVPDITMTHFSEIIHIRCELEGMAVMTATDEVTAERMEILQALLADYQLAHESGTVEDRLLANRALRFKIYQFANMPTLVEMIEQLWVRMGPSLHFLYDRAKHDAYQHNVGHYQELLNAMAAGNKDASRHCLIDLINKNVAIIKQQYHH; the protein is encoded by the coding sequence ATGCCTGGTATGGAAAAAACGCAACATATAAGTTTGACCACGCAAGTTGAAAGAGGGCTAAAAGACAAATTAAGCATTGGCGCATTACGTCCTGGCACCAGGCTAATCACTAAAAATATCGCGCAGGAGCTGGGGATCAGTATCACCCCGGTTCGGGAAGCGCTATTACGCCTGGTCTCCGCAAACGCATTGGCTATCGCGCCTGCACAAGCCTTTATGGTTCCGGATATTACGATGACGCATTTTAGCGAAATCATACACATCCGCTGCGAGCTTGAAGGCATGGCGGTAATGACGGCGACGGACGAGGTGACGGCGGAGCGGATGGAGATTCTGCAAGCGCTTCTGGCGGACTATCAGCTGGCCCACGAGAGCGGTACGGTCGAGGATCGCCTGCTGGCAAACCGGGCGCTGCGCTTCAAAATCTATCAGTTTGCGAATATGCCCACCCTGGTCGAAATGATCGAACAGCTTTGGGTACGCATGGGGCCGAGTCTGCATTTTCTCTATGACAGGGCGAAGCATGACGCTTATCAACACAACGTCGGGCATTATCAGGAATTACTGAATGCGATGGCGGCGGGAAATAAAGACGCCAGCCGTCATTGTTTAATTGACCTTATCAATAAAAATGTAGCGATAATTAAACAACAGTACCATCATTAA
- a CDS encoding NADP-dependent oxidoreductase, whose translation MAQQTHRNRRWVLASRPHGAPVAENFRLEEDDVATPGEGQVLLRTVYLSLDPYMRGRMSDEPSYSPPVEIGGVMVGGTVSRVVASNHPDYKPGEWVLSYSGWQDYDISDGTGLVKLGDNPENPSWALGVLGMPGFTAYMGLLDIGQPKAGETLVVAAATGPVGATVGQIGKLKGCRVVGVAGGAEKCRHATEVLGFDLCLDHHASDFAEQLAKACPQGIDVYYENVGGKVFDAVLPLLNTSARIPLCGLVSGYNATNLPAGPDRLPLLMATLLKKRIRMQGFIIGQDYGHRLHEFQQEMGRWVKEGKIHYREQVTDGLENAPQTFIGLLTGKNFGKVVIRLADDA comes from the coding sequence ATGGCTCAACAAACACACCGTAACCGTCGCTGGGTATTAGCATCCCGACCCCATGGCGCACCGGTGGCAGAGAATTTCCGTCTGGAAGAGGACGATGTCGCCACCCCTGGCGAAGGCCAGGTTTTACTGCGCACTGTTTATCTGTCGCTCGATCCGTATATGCGTGGGCGCATGAGCGATGAGCCGTCATACTCGCCGCCGGTGGAGATTGGCGGGGTGATGGTGGGCGGCACCGTCAGTCGTGTGGTGGCGTCAAATCACCCCGACTATAAACCGGGTGAATGGGTGCTGAGTTACAGCGGCTGGCAGGATTACGATATTTCCGACGGCACGGGACTGGTGAAGCTTGGAGACAATCCTGAAAATCCGTCGTGGGCGCTCGGCGTGCTGGGGATGCCTGGATTCACCGCCTATATGGGATTACTGGACATCGGCCAGCCAAAAGCGGGCGAGACGCTGGTCGTAGCGGCCGCCACGGGGCCTGTCGGCGCCACGGTTGGACAAATTGGGAAACTGAAGGGCTGTCGCGTGGTGGGCGTGGCTGGCGGAGCGGAAAAATGCCGTCATGCTACCGAGGTGCTGGGCTTCGATCTCTGTCTGGACCATCATGCCAGCGATTTTGCTGAACAACTGGCGAAAGCCTGCCCGCAAGGCATTGATGTCTACTACGAAAACGTGGGCGGGAAAGTGTTTGATGCCGTGCTGCCGTTACTGAACACCTCGGCGCGAATTCCTCTTTGTGGTCTGGTCAGCGGTTATAACGCGACAAACTTACCGGCTGGGCCTGACAGACTGCCGCTGCTGATGGCGACCCTGCTGAAAAAACGGATCCGTATGCAGGGCTTTATCATCGGTCAGGATTACGGACATCGTCTTCACGAATTCCAGCAGGAGATGGGACGCTGGGTGAAAGAGGGGAAAATCCATTATCGTGAGCAGGTTACCGACGGACTGGAGAACGCGCCGCAAACCTTTATCGGCCTGTTGACCGGTAAAAACTTTGGTAAAGTGGTGATACGCCTCGCCGACGACGCGTAA
- a CDS encoding helix-turn-helix domain-containing protein, translating into MNTIEDSINQRISARIRLERESRSWSLTDLAERAGVSRAMIHKIERGESSPTATLLGRLSGAFGISMSTLIARAEMQEGKLSRFADQPVWRDPQSHYLRRHVSPRSDLPIDLVQIELPAGSDIPMPASSYVQARQLIWLQQGELVFMEGDTRHEMKAGDCLELGPPNDCRFINETTQPCVYLVVRLNQAGS; encoded by the coding sequence ATGAATACTATTGAAGACAGCATAAATCAACGGATCAGCGCAAGAATTCGCCTTGAACGTGAATCCCGCAGCTGGTCGCTAACCGATCTGGCTGAACGGGCGGGTGTGTCGCGCGCGATGATCCACAAAATTGAACGCGGTGAAAGTAGTCCAACGGCGACGCTGCTTGGCAGGCTCTCCGGGGCGTTTGGCATCAGTATGTCCACGCTGATTGCCCGTGCTGAAATGCAGGAGGGCAAACTGTCCCGTTTCGCCGATCAGCCCGTCTGGCGCGACCCGCAAAGCCACTATCTGCGCCGCCATGTGTCGCCGCGCAGCGATTTGCCGATCGATCTGGTGCAAATTGAATTGCCGGCGGGCAGCGATATCCCGATGCCTGCCTCATCGTATGTTCAGGCCCGGCAACTGATCTGGCTGCAGCAGGGCGAACTGGTGTTTATGGAAGGTGACACGCGCCACGAGATGAAGGCGGGTGACTGCCTGGAACTGGGGCCGCCGAATGACTGTCGTTTTATCAATGAGACAACGCAACCCTGTGTTTACCTCGTTGTGCGCTTAAACCAGGCCGGGAGTTAA
- a CDS encoding GNAT family N-acetyltransferase — protein sequence MSIRFASKEDCAAIAEIYNHAVLHTAAIWNDQTVDTDNRIAWYEARQALGYPVLVSVEGDVVTGYASFGDWRNFDGFRHTVEHSVYVHPDHQGKGLGRQLLSRLIEEARRCGKHVMVAGIESHNHASLHLHETLGFNTTAQMPQVGTKFGRWLDLTFMQLQLDDRHEPDAHG from the coding sequence ATGTCTATTCGATTCGCCAGCAAAGAGGATTGCGCCGCCATCGCAGAGATCTATAACCATGCGGTGCTGCACACGGCGGCCATCTGGAACGACCAGACGGTCGATACCGATAACCGCATCGCTTGGTATGAGGCACGACAGGCGCTGGGTTATCCGGTACTGGTGAGCGTGGAAGGTGACGTTGTCACGGGATATGCCTCCTTTGGGGACTGGCGTAACTTTGATGGCTTCCGCCATACCGTCGAACATTCGGTTTATGTCCATCCGGATCATCAGGGAAAAGGGCTGGGACGCCAGTTACTGAGCCGGTTAATCGAGGAAGCTCGCCGCTGTGGTAAGCATGTGATGGTTGCCGGTATCGAATCGCACAACCACGCCTCATTGCATTTACATGAAACGCTCGGGTTTAACACCACAGCGCAGATGCCGCAGGTAGGCACCAAATTTGGCCGCTGGCTGGATCTGACCTTTATGCAGTTGCAGCTTGACGATCGCCACGAACCGGACGCGCACGGATGA
- a CDS encoding DMT family transporter: protein MNQSLTLTFLIAAGIGLVVQNTLMVRITQTSSTILIAMLLNSLVGIVLFVSILWFKQGMAGFGELAASVRWWTLIPGLLGSFFVFASISGYQHVGAATTIAVLVASQLIGGLVLDILRSHGVPLRALIGPVCGAVMLVVGAWLVARRQF from the coding sequence ATGAACCAGTCGCTCACCCTCACCTTTCTGATCGCCGCTGGTATCGGCCTGGTGGTGCAAAACACTCTGATGGTGCGGATTACGCAGACCTCATCGACCATCCTGATCGCCATGTTGCTGAACTCGCTGGTCGGAATTGTGCTGTTTGTCAGCATTCTGTGGTTCAAACAGGGAATGGCGGGATTTGGTGAACTGGCCGCCAGCGTGCGCTGGTGGACGCTGATTCCGGGTCTGCTGGGCTCGTTTTTCGTTTTCGCCAGCATTAGCGGCTATCAGCATGTGGGGGCTGCGACCACGATTGCGGTGCTGGTCGCCAGCCAGCTCATTGGCGGTCTCGTACTGGATATTTTGCGCAGTCACGGCGTCCCGCTAAGAGCCTTGATCGGCCCGGTCTGCGGCGCAGTGATGCTGGTGGTCGGCGCCTGGCTGGTGGCGAGACGCCAGTTTTAA
- a CDS encoding YdcY family protein, with protein MSHLDEVSARVDAAIDEGVITHMNELLIALSDDAQLSRDDRYTQQQRLRTAIAHHGRQHKEDMEARREQLTKGGTIL; from the coding sequence ATGTCGCACCTGGATGAGGTCAGCGCCCGTGTCGATGCCGCTATTGATGAGGGCGTCATTACCCATATGAATGAACTGCTGATAGCCCTGAGCGATGATGCGCAGTTAAGCCGTGACGATCGCTACACGCAGCAGCAGCGGCTAAGAACCGCAATTGCGCATCACGGTCGTCAGCATAAGGAAGATATGGAAGCGCGTCGCGAACAACTCACGAAAGGCGGCACGATCCTTTGA
- a CDS encoding ABC transporter substrate-binding protein, whose translation MSTGKTLLALALSAVLPTGAAFAANNDTIVYCSEASPESFNPQIASSGPSFVASSQVLYNRLINFDPVKNTPVPSLATDWTISEDGKTYTFTLRQGVKFNSNKFFKPTRDFNADDVIFSVLRQKEATHPYHNVSQGSYEYFNDVGFDKLIKEVKKVDDYHVQFVLSEPNAAFLADWGMDFASILSAEYADAMLKKGTPENVDNWPIGTGPYVLQQYKQDSQIRYLANPNYWDGEVPTKHLIFSITPNVQTRMAKLQTNECQIIPAPSPVQFDEIKKNKDLTLHAVEALNVGYLAFNTEKKPFDNVLVRQALNYATDKQAIVKAVFLDSAKVAKSPIPPNMMGFNPELKDYAYDPEKAKELLKQAGQEKGFEVTLWSMPVQRPYNPNSRRIAEMIQSDWAKVGVKAKIVSYEWGEYLSGMRKGEHDSALFGWMSDNGDPDNFADVLLGCNSIKTGSNAARWCDKEYDSLVLKAKRVSKPEERVKLYQQAQEIYYQQAPWIALANGKTFYATRSNVTGYSVSLMGSDFSKAKLN comes from the coding sequence ATGTCCACAGGGAAAACGCTGCTCGCACTGGCGCTCAGTGCAGTGCTACCGACCGGAGCCGCGTTTGCGGCAAATAACGACACGATTGTTTATTGCTCGGAAGCCTCGCCAGAATCCTTTAATCCGCAAATTGCCAGCTCTGGCCCGTCGTTTGTCGCCAGTTCGCAGGTGCTCTACAACCGGCTGATCAATTTTGACCCGGTAAAAAACACGCCGGTACCGTCGCTGGCCACGGACTGGACCATTTCTGAGGATGGCAAAACCTACACCTTTACGCTGCGTCAGGGCGTGAAGTTCAACAGCAACAAGTTCTTCAAGCCGACCCGCGACTTCAACGCCGATGACGTCATTTTCTCAGTATTACGCCAGAAAGAGGCCACGCATCCGTACCACAATGTGTCGCAGGGCAGCTATGAGTATTTCAACGACGTCGGTTTCGATAAGCTGATTAAAGAGGTGAAAAAGGTCGATGATTACCATGTACAGTTTGTGCTGAGCGAGCCAAATGCGGCGTTTCTTGCCGACTGGGGCATGGATTTTGCCTCGATCCTCTCGGCGGAATACGCCGACGCGATGCTGAAAAAAGGGACACCGGAAAACGTCGATAACTGGCCGATTGGTACCGGGCCGTACGTGCTCCAGCAGTACAAGCAGGATTCGCAAATTCGCTATCTGGCAAATCCGAATTACTGGGACGGAGAGGTGCCGACAAAGCATCTGATCTTCTCCATCACGCCAAACGTGCAGACGCGAATGGCGAAACTGCAAACCAACGAATGTCAGATTATCCCGGCGCCATCGCCGGTACAGTTCGACGAAATCAAAAAGAATAAAGACCTGACGCTGCATGCCGTTGAGGCGCTCAACGTCGGTTATCTGGCCTTCAACACCGAGAAAAAGCCGTTTGATAACGTGCTGGTGCGTCAGGCGCTGAACTACGCCACCGATAAACAGGCGATTGTGAAGGCCGTTTTCCTCGATTCGGCGAAAGTGGCAAAATCCCCGATCCCGCCGAATATGATGGGTTTTAACCCGGAACTGAAGGATTACGCATACGATCCGGAAAAAGCGAAAGAGCTGCTGAAGCAGGCCGGGCAGGAAAAAGGGTTTGAGGTGACGCTCTGGTCGATGCCGGTGCAGCGACCGTATAACCCCAACTCGCGACGCATTGCCGAGATGATTCAAAGCGACTGGGCAAAAGTGGGCGTGAAGGCGAAGATTGTCTCTTACGAGTGGGGCGAATACCTTTCCGGTATGCGTAAAGGCGAACATGACAGCGCGCTGTTTGGCTGGATGTCGGATAACGGCGACCCGGACAACTTTGCCGATGTGTTGCTGGGTTGCAACAGCATCAAAACCGGATCGAATGCCGCACGTTGGTGTGATAAGGAGTATGATTCACTGGTCCTGAAAGCGAAGCGGGTCAGCAAGCCGGAAGAGCGTGTGAAACTCTACCAGCAGGCGCAAGAGATCTATTATCAGCAGGCGCCGTGGATTGCGCTGGCAAACGGCAAAACGTTCTACGCCACGCGCAGCAACGTGACCGGTTATAGCGTCAGCCTGATGGGCAGTGATTTTTCGAAAGCAAAACTGAATTAA